In Oncorhynchus nerka isolate Pitt River linkage group LG26, Oner_Uvic_2.0, whole genome shotgun sequence, one DNA window encodes the following:
- the LOC135564972 gene encoding protein NLRC3-like, which translates to MKSDWSMDQPIVFREGDFSTEQRKQQERSESEILSGQSSQSHQTDLASIFSLLEEKIMTFVKNELKIFKRILSPEVPEGFESQKQDKEVVDPEDEKQESSAREGALKITLHILRKMNQKELADTLEKYSDDPAVICQRELKSNLKKKFQCVFEGIAKQGNPTLLNKIYTELYITEGGTGEVNNEHELRQIETTTRKQARPETAIKCNDIFKPLTGQDKPIRTVLTKGVAGIGKTVSVQKFILDWAEGKANQDVQFVFSFPFRELNLMKGDKHTFIELLNHFSMETKQSGISNYNKYKVLFIFDGLDECRLPLDFQKNKICWDVTESTSVDVLLTNLIKGNLLPSALLWITTRPAAANKIPSVCVDQVTEVRGFNDPQKEKYFRKRFSDEDLASRIISHIKTSRSLHIMCHIPVFCWISATVLEHMLKHKREEMPKTLTEMYTHLVEFHTKQKNEKYLGKEGTGPHWDKESILSLGKLAFQQLVKGNLIFYEGDLKEAGIGVNEASVYSGLCTQLFKEECGLYQDKVYCFVHLSIQEFLAAVYVFLSFINNNENLMDELQTNDKPEVTFYKSAVDKALQSETETWTFSSWRRSKAT; encoded by the exons atgaagagtgactggtctatggatcaacctatagtgtttagagagggagacttttctactgaacaaag aaaacaacaggagagatcagagtcagagattctcagtggtcagtcttcccagagtcatcaaacagacctggcctccatattcagt ttgcttgaagagaaaattatgacatttgtgaagaacgagctgaagatattcaagaggattcttagtccagaagtcccagaaggctttgagagtcagaagcaggataaggaagtggtggaccctgaagatgagaagcaggagagcagtgccagagagggggctctgaagatcacactgcacatcctgaggaaaatgaaccagaaggagcttgctgacacactggagaaat attcagatgatcctgctgtgatttgccaacgtgaactcaaatctaatctaaagaagaagtttcaatgtgtatttgaggggatcgctaaacaaggaaacccaacacttctcaataagatctacacagagctctacatcacagagggtggaacaggagaggtcaataatgaacatgagctgagacagattgagacaacaaccaggaaacaagcaagaccagagactgcaatcaaatgtaacgacatcttcaaacccttaactggacaagacaaacctatcagaactgtgctgacaaagggagtcgctggcattggaaaaacagtctctgtgcagaagttcattctggactgggctgaaggaaaagcaaatcaggatgtccaatttgtattttcattcccttttcgggagctgaatttgatgaaaggggacaaacacactttcattgaacttcttaatcacttctcaatggaaactaaacaatcaggaatctccaactacaacaagtacaaagttctgttcatctttgatggtctggatgagtgccgactgcccctagacttccagaagaacaagatctgttgggacgtcacagagtcaacctcagtggatgttctgctgacaaatctcatcaagggaaatctgctcccctctgctctcctctggataactacccgacctgcagcagccaataagatcccttcagtgtgtgttgaccaggtgacagaggtacgagggttcaatgacccacagaaggagaagtacttcaggaagagattcagtgatgaggacctggccagcagaatcatctcacacataaagacatcaaggagcctccacatcatgtgccacattccagtcttctgttggatttctgcaacagtccttgaacacatgctgaaacataagagagaagagatgcccaagactctgactgagatgtacacacaccttgtggagtttcataccaaacagaagaatgaaaagtatcttgggaaagaagggacaggtccacactgggataaagagagcattctgtcactgggaaaactggcttttcaacagcttgtgaagggaaatctgattttctatgaaggagacctgaaagaggctggcattggtgtcaatgaagcctcagtgtactcaggattgtgcacacagctctttaaagaggaatgtgggctgtaccaggacaaggtgtactgctttgttcatctgagcattcaggagtttctggctgctgtatatgtgttcctctcattcatcaacaacaatgagaatctaatggaTGAACTGCAAACAAACGACAAGCCTGAAGTTACtttctacaagagtgctgtggataaagccttacaaagtgagacggaaacctggaccttttcctcc tggaggagatccaaagctacctga
- the LOC135564813 gene encoding uncharacterized protein LOC135564813 isoform X1 translates to MSVSKCFIFQRDNEYMRTIISCHCVNHNQHAGSLFRGQCSKMSLSGEREEGGPASKMSLSGEREEGGPASKIHLSEGHDTKAKSPIKQERPASPVPSCVSMKSDWSMDPPIMFREGDFSTEQRPIKQERPASPVPSCVSMKSDWSMDPPINFREGDFSTEQRKQPERSESEILSGQSSQSHQTDLASIFSMLEDKIMTFVKNELKMFKRILSPELPEGFESQKQDKEVVDAEDEQQESSAREGALKITLHILRKMNQKELADTLEKCKICLPHVECCFITFKSCS, encoded by the exons atgtctgttagtaaatgttttatttttcaaaGAGATAATGAATACATGAGAACAAtaattagttgtcactgtgttaatcacaaccaacatgctggatctctgtttaggggtcagtgctctaaaatgagtctctctggggagagagaggaggggggccctgcctctaaaatgagtctctctggggagagagaggaggggggccctgcctctaaaattcaTCTCTCTGAGGGacatgacaccaaagctaagag cccaatcaagcaggagagaccagcctcccctgttcccagctgtgtgtccatgaagagtgactggtctatggATCCTCCTATAatgtttagagagggagacttttctactgaacaaag accaatcaagcaggagagaccagcctcccctgttcccagctgtgtgtccatgaagagtgactggtctatggATCCTCCTATAaactttagagagggagacttttctactgaacaaag AAAACAACcggagagatcagagtcagagattctcagtggtcagtcttcccagagtcatcaaacagacctggcctccatattcagt ATGCTTGAAGATaaaattatgacatttgtgaagaacgagctgaagatgttcaagaggattcttagtccagaactcccagaaggctttgagagtcagaaacaggataaggaagtggtggatgctgaagatgagcagcaggagagcagtgccagagagggggctctgaagatcacactgcacatcctgaggaaaatgaaccagaaggagcttgctgacacactggagaaatgtaagatctgtctgcctcatgttgaatgctgttttataacatttaaaagctgtagctaa
- the LOC135564813 gene encoding uncharacterized protein LOC135564813 isoform X2, giving the protein MSLSGEREEGGPASKMSLSGEREEGGPASKIHLSEGHDTKAKSPIKQERPASPVPSCVSMKSDWSMDPPIMFREGDFSTEQRPIKQERPASPVPSCVSMKSDWSMDPPINFREGDFSTEQRKQPERSESEILSGQSSQSHQTDLASIFSMLEDKIMTFVKNELKMFKRILSPELPEGFESQKQDKEVVDAEDEQQESSAREGALKITLHILRKMNQKELADTLEKCKICLPHVECCFITFKSCS; this is encoded by the exons atgagtctctctggggagagagaggaggggggccctgcctctaaaatgagtctctctggggagagagaggaggggggccctgcctctaaaattcaTCTCTCTGAGGGacatgacaccaaagctaagag cccaatcaagcaggagagaccagcctcccctgttcccagctgtgtgtccatgaagagtgactggtctatggATCCTCCTATAatgtttagagagggagacttttctactgaacaaag accaatcaagcaggagagaccagcctcccctgttcccagctgtgtgtccatgaagagtgactggtctatggATCCTCCTATAaactttagagagggagacttttctactgaacaaag AAAACAACcggagagatcagagtcagagattctcagtggtcagtcttcccagagtcatcaaacagacctggcctccatattcagt ATGCTTGAAGATaaaattatgacatttgtgaagaacgagctgaagatgttcaagaggattcttagtccagaactcccagaaggctttgagagtcagaaacaggataaggaagtggtggatgctgaagatgagcagcaggagagcagtgccagagagggggctctgaagatcacactgcacatcctgaggaaaatgaaccagaaggagcttgctgacacactggagaaatgtaagatctgtctgcctcatgttgaatgctgttttataacatttaaaagctgtagctaa
- the LOC135564813 gene encoding uncharacterized protein LOC135564813 isoform X3 translates to MKSDWSMDPPIMFREGDFSTEQRPIKQERPASPVPSCVSMKSDWSMDPPINFREGDFSTEQRKQPERSESEILSGQSSQSHQTDLASIFSMLEDKIMTFVKNELKMFKRILSPELPEGFESQKQDKEVVDAEDEQQESSAREGALKITLHILRKMNQKELADTLEKCKICLPHVECCFITFKSCS, encoded by the exons atgaagagtgactggtctatggATCCTCCTATAatgtttagagagggagacttttctactgaacaaag accaatcaagcaggagagaccagcctcccctgttcccagctgtgtgtccatgaagagtgactggtctatggATCCTCCTATAaactttagagagggagacttttctactgaacaaag AAAACAACcggagagatcagagtcagagattctcagtggtcagtcttcccagagtcatcaaacagacctggcctccatattcagt ATGCTTGAAGATaaaattatgacatttgtgaagaacgagctgaagatgttcaagaggattcttagtccagaactcccagaaggctttgagagtcagaaacaggataaggaagtggtggatgctgaagatgagcagcaggagagcagtgccagagagggggctctgaagatcacactgcacatcctgaggaaaatgaaccagaaggagcttgctgacacactggagaaatgtaagatctgtctgcctcatgttgaatgctgttttataacatttaaaagctgtagctaa